A window of the Nocardia sp. NBC_01329 genome harbors these coding sequences:
- a CDS encoding TetR/AcrR family transcriptional regulator C-terminal domain-containing protein: MKAEPSNNRRKAAAGHRDSPVTRAAVLNAALGIVDRDGVDGLSMRRLAEAVGRDPMVIYRHVPNKAAVLDGVAEVVFAELSVDAAASDWVAEMRRVAREFRRVALAHPRVVPLLVTRPLATPLGQRPAVVVRPLEDMLALLTRVGYTEVDALHIYRALFGFLYGHVLNELQEIVERPEETDDLLRLGLYRLSIGEFPLVRGLASALATYDGAVELERGLDILLAGLAATLPGPVPAAAPAPGDATLPGPDDAPATR; the protein is encoded by the coding sequence GTGAAAGCTGAACCGTCCAACAATCGCAGAAAGGCCGCAGCCGGTCACCGGGACAGTCCGGTAACTCGGGCGGCGGTGCTGAACGCGGCGCTCGGGATCGTCGATCGCGACGGTGTCGACGGGCTGTCGATGCGACGCCTGGCCGAGGCCGTGGGCCGTGATCCGATGGTGATCTACCGGCATGTGCCGAACAAGGCCGCCGTCCTCGACGGTGTCGCCGAGGTCGTCTTCGCGGAATTATCGGTCGATGCCGCGGCGTCGGATTGGGTTGCCGAGATGCGACGGGTGGCCCGGGAGTTCCGGCGGGTGGCGTTGGCGCATCCGCGGGTGGTGCCGCTCCTGGTGACCCGACCGCTGGCGACCCCGCTCGGACAGCGGCCGGCGGTGGTGGTGCGGCCACTCGAGGACATGCTCGCCCTGCTCACGCGTGTGGGCTACACCGAGGTCGACGCGCTGCACATCTACCGGGCACTGTTCGGATTCCTGTACGGGCATGTCCTCAACGAGTTGCAGGAGATCGTGGAACGCCCGGAGGAAACCGACGATCTGCTGCGGCTGGGTTTGTATCGACTTTCGATCGGCGAGTTCCCGCTGGTACGAGGATTGGCATCGGCACTGGCGACCTATGACGGCGCCGTGGAACTCGAGCGCGGGCTCGATATCCTGCTGGCCGGTCTCGCGGCGACGTTGCCCGGGCCGGTTCCCGCCGCTGCGCCCGCTCCCGGCGACGCCACGCTGCCCGGACCGGATGACGCTCCCGCCACTCGGTGA
- a CDS encoding fatty acid desaturase family protein, whose amino-acid sequence MAITEVGAYAHLSPTDIEALGVELDAIRCDIVDQRGSRDAAYIRRTIAFQRGLDASSRLAIALSRSRAGWVLGTAGLAVAKSIENMELGHNVGHGQWDWMNDPEIHSGTWEWDMVGLSSQWRYSHNFRHHMFTNVVGMDDDIGFGVMRVTRDQPWRPRLLLQPLQNLLLAAVFEWGIALHDLYSERDRAAGPEGKTAETRAFLTKIGRQLGKDYLLFPALSRRRWRRTLTANAAANTARNLWAYVVIFCGHFPDGAEKFAPTVVEEESKAEWYLRQMLGTANFDAGPVLAFLSGNLCYQIEHHLFPDLPSNRYAEMSRRVRALCDKYDLPYTTGPLLRQYLLTLRTIHKLALPDHFLTATSDDAPETASERKFRDRSESGNTDLGGPIGRWGLRSALRAMAARPTDGAAGGRRGGDRQHRRRRMAS is encoded by the coding sequence ATGGCAATCACCGAAGTCGGTGCCTACGCGCACCTGAGCCCCACCGATATCGAAGCCCTCGGCGTCGAACTCGACGCGATCCGATGTGACATCGTCGATCAGCGAGGCAGCCGGGACGCGGCCTACATCCGCCGCACCATCGCCTTCCAGCGGGGACTGGACGCGTCGTCCCGGTTGGCGATCGCACTCAGCCGGAGCAGAGCGGGCTGGGTGCTGGGTACCGCCGGATTGGCGGTAGCCAAGAGTATCGAGAACATGGAACTCGGCCACAACGTCGGCCACGGTCAATGGGATTGGATGAACGACCCCGAAATCCATTCCGGCACCTGGGAGTGGGATATGGTCGGGCTGTCGTCGCAATGGCGCTACTCCCACAATTTCCGCCACCATATGTTCACCAATGTGGTCGGCATGGACGACGATATCGGCTTCGGCGTGATGCGCGTGACCCGAGACCAGCCGTGGCGGCCACGGCTGCTGTTGCAGCCGCTCCAGAATCTGCTGCTGGCGGCCGTGTTCGAGTGGGGCATCGCCCTGCACGACCTGTATTCCGAACGCGACCGCGCGGCCGGCCCCGAGGGAAAGACCGCGGAAACCAGGGCGTTCCTCACGAAGATCGGCAGGCAGCTCGGTAAGGATTATCTACTGTTCCCCGCGCTGAGCCGACGACGATGGCGTCGCACCCTCACCGCGAACGCGGCCGCCAATACCGCACGAAACCTGTGGGCCTATGTCGTGATCTTCTGCGGCCACTTTCCCGACGGGGCGGAGAAATTCGCTCCCACCGTGGTCGAGGAAGAATCGAAGGCCGAGTGGTATCTGCGCCAGATGCTGGGCACCGCCAATTTCGACGCCGGTCCGGTACTGGCATTCCTGAGCGGAAACCTGTGCTATCAGATCGAACACCACCTCTTCCCGGACCTGCCCAGCAACCGCTACGCCGAGATGAGTCGCCGGGTGCGGGCGTTATGCGACAAATACGATCTCCCGTACACCACCGGTCCCCTGCTGCGCCAATATCTATTGACCCTGCGCACCATTCACAAACTCGCTCTCCCGGACCATTTCCTGACCGCGACCAGCGACGACGCACCCGAGACGGCCTCGGAGAGGAAATTCCGGGACCGAAGCGAATCCGGCAACACCGACCTCGGTGGCCCGATCGGCCGGTGGGGCCTGCGCTCGGCACTTCGCGCGATGGCTGCCCGCCCGACCGACGGCGCGGCAGGCGGACGACGCGGCGGAGACCGGCAGCATCGACGGCGCCGGATGGCCTCGTAG
- a CDS encoding MFS transporter, giving the protein MSETTTPDPDVSTGGTPAAEPTSSRAATRRAVWNTLRGSSGNLVEWYDVYVYTVFASYFESHFFDSADKNSTVYVYAIFAVTFLMRPVGSWFFGRYADRRGRRAALTFSVSLMAACSMVIAIVPGRETIGLGAAVILVLCRLVQGFATGGEYGASATYMSEAATRERRGFFSSFQYVTLIGGHVLAQLTLLVLQVFLDKQEISDFGWRIAFFIGGVAAVVVFWLRRSMDESLTEEQLDAVRRGEDTESGSLRVLLREYWRPLLLCFLVTMGGTLAFYTYSVNAPAMVKTAFEDRGMTATWINLAGLIFLMVLQPVGGLISDKVGRKPVLVFFGIGGVAYTWFLIGFLQDATSVVGTLSVICVGYVLLTGYTSINAIVKAELFPSRIRALGVGVGYALANSVFGGTAPMIYQAAKNGGQVTWFIVYVTVVIFASLLVYVFGLKNKSETELDREQGRAFG; this is encoded by the coding sequence ATGTCAGAGACCACCACCCCGGACCCGGACGTGTCCACCGGGGGAACACCGGCCGCCGAACCCACATCGTCACGGGCGGCGACTCGTCGCGCTGTCTGGAACACGCTGCGCGGATCTTCGGGCAATCTCGTCGAGTGGTACGACGTCTACGTCTACACGGTGTTCGCCTCGTACTTCGAAAGTCATTTCTTCGATTCGGCGGACAAGAACTCCACCGTCTACGTGTACGCGATCTTCGCCGTCACATTTCTCATGCGTCCGGTCGGCTCGTGGTTCTTCGGCCGCTACGCCGATCGCCGCGGCCGGCGGGCGGCGCTGACCTTCAGCGTTTCCCTCATGGCGGCGTGTTCGATGGTGATCGCGATCGTGCCGGGCCGGGAGACGATCGGCTTGGGGGCGGCCGTGATCCTGGTGCTGTGCAGGCTGGTGCAGGGGTTCGCGACCGGTGGCGAGTACGGCGCCTCGGCCACCTATATGTCCGAGGCCGCCACGCGGGAACGTCGCGGATTCTTCTCGTCGTTCCAGTACGTGACCCTGATCGGTGGTCATGTGCTGGCCCAGCTCACCCTGTTGGTACTCCAGGTGTTCCTGGACAAGCAGGAGATCTCCGATTTCGGCTGGCGGATAGCCTTCTTCATCGGCGGCGTGGCCGCTGTCGTGGTGTTCTGGCTGCGCCGCAGTATGGACGAATCGCTCACCGAGGAGCAGCTCGACGCGGTCCGGCGCGGTGAGGACACCGAATCGGGCTCGCTTCGGGTACTGCTGCGCGAGTACTGGCGGCCGCTGCTGCTCTGTTTCCTGGTCACCATGGGTGGCACCCTCGCGTTCTACACCTACAGCGTGAACGCTCCGGCCATGGTCAAGACCGCTTTCGAAGATCGGGGCATGACGGCCACCTGGATCAACCTCGCCGGATTGATCTTCCTCATGGTGTTGCAGCCGGTCGGTGGGCTGATCAGCGACAAGGTGGGCCGCAAACCCGTCCTGGTGTTCTTCGGGATCGGTGGCGTCGCCTACACCTGGTTCCTCATCGGTTTCCTCCAGGACGCGACATCGGTGGTGGGGACTCTGTCGGTGATCTGCGTCGGCTACGTCCTGCTCACCGGTTACACCTCCATCAATGCCATCGTCAAGGCCGAACTGTTTCCCTCTCGTATCCGAGCCCTCGGAGTGGGAGTCGGTTACGCCCTGGCCAATTCGGTGTTCGGCGGGACCGCGCCGATGATCTATCAGGCTGCGAAGAACGGCGGGCAGGTGACGTGGTTCATCGTGTATGTGACCGTCGTCATCTTCGCTTCGCTGCTGGTATACGTGTTCGGTCTGAAGAACAAGAGCGAGACAGAACTCGATCGGGAGCAAGGACGCGCGTTCGGATAG
- a CDS encoding TetR/AcrR family transcriptional regulator C-terminal domain-containing protein produces MMLAAALEIIDCDSVERLSMRRLGDRLGRDPAALYRHADNKAALLDGVTEFVLGQLTVDAADPDWRHQLRMVARDFRRLAMAHPHVVPLLVTHPLATPLGLRPPGTLRPLEHILDLLTRADFSGIDALRIYRALFGFLYGHALDEVQEIVDRPEEATDLLRLGLHHLPIGEFPLLRGLASQLAAYDGGTELERGLDALLAGLDATLTPVAPRQQFPG; encoded by the coding sequence ATGATGCTGGCCGCCGCGCTCGAGATCATCGACTGCGACAGTGTCGAACGGCTGTCGATGCGGCGTCTGGGCGACCGGCTCGGCCGCGACCCGGCGGCGCTCTACCGGCACGCCGACAACAAGGCCGCGCTCCTCGACGGCGTCACCGAATTCGTGCTCGGGCAACTGACAGTCGATGCTGCCGATCCCGACTGGCGTCATCAGTTACGGATGGTCGCCCGGGACTTCCGCAGGCTCGCCATGGCGCACCCGCATGTGGTGCCACTCCTGGTCACCCACCCGTTGGCCACCCCGCTCGGCCTGCGGCCGCCGGGCACCCTGCGCCCACTGGAACATATTCTGGATCTGCTCACCCGGGCCGACTTCAGCGGAATCGACGCGTTGCGCATCTACCGGGCACTGTTCGGATTCCTGTACGGACATGCTCTCGACGAGGTACAGGAAATCGTCGACCGCCCCGAAGAGGCCACTGACCTGCTGCGGCTCGGTCTGCACCACCTGCCGATCGGCGAGTTCCCGCTGTTGCGCGGACTCGCCTCGCAACTGGCCGCCTACGACGGCGGCACCGAGCTGGAACGTGGCCTCGACGCCCTGCTCGCCGGCCTCGACGCCACCCTCACCCCGGTCGCGCCACGGCAGCAGTTCCCGGGCTGA
- a CDS encoding zeta toxin family protein: MARRFDGRIVPETFGNARGNLWRPEFVVVTGQSAAGKSTVIREVADSFRNRGGAVVLIGDDLMKFHPRYAELRVRDDFTAGDHIYPTAERWLDMAIDRAIAQRHNVILEEGVGDLARAVRTMRKFDHNDYGARVEALAVRRLQSRLSNLNRFLRERLASGTGRYVPTGAQDACYNGSADLVRVLESAEPPVSIEGLRVRSRTDVLFENDRLSSGSWSKQPEGSELMEYERNRPMTAVEQRSFVDQLKDLDEGIALGRQLRPDEEPVWERLSTEADVIKQSAIPLLGRFAESL, translated from the coding sequence ATGGCTCGCCGCTTCGACGGGAGAATCGTTCCCGAGACGTTCGGTAACGCCCGGGGCAACCTCTGGCGACCCGAATTCGTCGTCGTGACCGGTCAATCGGCGGCGGGCAAGTCGACGGTCATTCGAGAGGTCGCCGACTCCTTCCGGAACCGGGGCGGCGCTGTCGTGCTGATCGGCGACGATCTGATGAAATTTCACCCGCGGTACGCGGAACTGCGGGTCCGCGACGATTTCACCGCTGGTGACCACATTTATCCCACGGCGGAGAGATGGCTCGACATGGCCATCGACCGTGCGATCGCCCAGCGCCACAACGTCATTCTCGAGGAGGGCGTGGGTGATCTCGCGCGCGCGGTTCGAACCATGCGCAAGTTCGACCACAACGACTACGGAGCACGGGTCGAGGCGCTCGCCGTCCGCCGGTTGCAGAGTCGGCTGTCCAACCTGAACCGCTTCCTGCGGGAACGCCTGGCGAGCGGCACCGGCCGATACGTTCCCACCGGCGCGCAGGACGCGTGTTACAACGGCTCCGCCGATCTGGTTCGAGTACTCGAGTCCGCGGAGCCGCCGGTATCGATCGAGGGCCTGCGGGTACGGTCGCGCACCGACGTGTTGTTCGAGAACGACCGGCTGTCGTCGGGTTCGTGGTCCAAGCAGCCGGAGGGATCGGAGTTGATGGAGTACGAGCGCAATCGACCGATGACGGCGGTCGAGCAGCGTAGCTTCGTCGATCAGCTGAAGGACCTGGACGAAGGCATCGCCCTCGGTCGGCAGCTTCGCCCCGACGAGGAACCGGTCTGGGAACGCTTGAGCACAGAGGCCGATGTGATCAAACAGTCGGCGATCCCGCTGCTCGGCCGGTTCGCGGAGTCGCTGTAG
- a CDS encoding DUF5994 family protein: MTLQQKKIPLEHPARFSLRSGAAPASRRLPTPRAPRPGIVDGAWWPRTDDLVTELAGLAALQRGRAGAVDRIMYDTDTWGPAPKRTTVGGCPVRLDGYRHLPAHTLCFLGSDRTRRVLLVIPAETEAATAQALLSAASRPGNELTAEELMSAAEGNSPERTADAAAFHRWDNEGGHGAPPLRTLARTSGRRI, encoded by the coding sequence ATGACGCTACAACAGAAGAAGATCCCGCTGGAGCACCCAGCACGTTTCTCCCTCCGCAGCGGCGCGGCGCCGGCGTCGCGGCGGCTGCCGACACCGAGGGCACCGCGGCCCGGGATCGTGGACGGTGCCTGGTGGCCCCGTACCGACGATCTGGTCACCGAGCTCGCCGGTCTCGCGGCATTGCAGCGCGGACGGGCGGGCGCAGTCGATCGAATCATGTACGACACGGATACTTGGGGGCCGGCACCGAAGCGTACGACGGTCGGTGGGTGTCCGGTTCGCCTCGACGGATACCGGCATCTACCCGCGCACACTCTCTGTTTCCTGGGCTCGGACCGTACCCGCCGCGTTCTACTGGTGATCCCCGCGGAAACCGAGGCCGCGACCGCACAGGCGCTGCTGTCCGCCGCGTCCCGGCCCGGCAACGAACTCACCGCCGAAGAACTGATGTCAGCCGCCGAAGGCAACAGCCCGGAGCGCACCGCGGATGCCGCCGCGTTCCACCGCTGGGACAACGAAGGTGGCCACGGCGCGCCACCGCTTCGCACGCTCGCGCGAACCTCCGGTAGGCGGATATGA
- a CDS encoding DUF5994 family protein, which translates to MTPQPNGFSARRPEWSARRLRLELDAAGGDADGVWWPHSRDLVVELALLFRALQPGFGPVRRVIYHLDEWSTAPRELDSGGRCIRLDGYRRRPARVLDIVGAGTTLTLRLLTPVVEAGVSTARQLRDPDGGSELEIATWLRARQRTAARRSG; encoded by the coding sequence ATGACGCCACAACCGAACGGATTCAGCGCTCGCCGCCCGGAGTGGTCGGCCCGCCGCCTGCGGCTCGAGCTGGATGCCGCGGGCGGGGACGCCGACGGCGTCTGGTGGCCGCACAGCCGTGATCTCGTCGTCGAACTCGCACTCCTGTTCCGGGCGCTGCAACCCGGATTCGGTCCGGTCCGGCGCGTGATCTATCACCTCGACGAGTGGTCCACCGCACCGCGGGAGCTGGACAGCGGCGGGCGATGTATACGGCTCGACGGTTACCGGCGTCGGCCCGCGCGCGTTCTCGATATCGTCGGGGCCGGCACCACACTGACCCTTCGGCTCCTCACCCCGGTCGTCGAGGCCGGCGTGAGCACGGCCCGGCAGCTCAGGGATCCCGACGGTGGGTCGGAACTGGAAATCGCCACGTGGCTCAGAGCCCGTCAGCGCACTGCAGCGCGCCGAAGCGGATGA
- a CDS encoding AAA family ATPase, with the protein MPAYLQSAPVSDRAHLSQLDIAGDLLTLLNDSTTEVRTDDQLEALTLAVAADLPVLLWGEPGIGKTAALTQLAESLDLPLTTVIASVHEPSDFSGLPIIGDDPAQHGVPMAPPDWAVRLVRAGQGLLFLDELSTAPPAVQAALLRLVLERRIGALRLPPDVRIVAAANPRSSAADGWELSPPLANRFVHLQWIHDHEVVVRGLGGIWPRATMPRLEPEKFADAVMFARRAVCGLLAARPNLVHQIPSSETRRGGAWPSPRSWDMTLRLIAFATAAGASQEVLSLLVRGTVGDGPGFELLSSIDRMDLPDPETLLADPSAVDLPERGDLRQAVLDGVVAAVRRRPEKSRWDAAWAVLVKAAETGPPDLVVVPATTLATLRGDNWEVPASIEQLAGVVAVSQGADRGAARVAAQTGR; encoded by the coding sequence ATGCCCGCTTACCTCCAGAGCGCTCCTGTCTCGGATCGAGCTCACCTCTCCCAACTCGATATCGCCGGCGACCTGCTGACCCTGCTGAACGATTCGACCACCGAAGTGCGTACCGACGACCAACTGGAGGCCTTGACGCTCGCGGTGGCCGCCGACCTGCCGGTGCTCCTGTGGGGCGAACCGGGAATCGGAAAAACGGCGGCCCTCACTCAGCTCGCCGAATCCCTGGATCTTCCGCTGACCACGGTGATCGCGAGTGTGCACGAGCCGTCCGACTTCTCCGGCCTGCCCATCATCGGCGACGACCCCGCGCAACACGGTGTGCCGATGGCGCCGCCGGACTGGGCGGTGCGGCTGGTGCGGGCCGGCCAGGGCCTGCTGTTCCTGGACGAACTGTCGACGGCACCGCCCGCCGTACAGGCCGCCCTGCTCCGCCTCGTCCTCGAACGACGAATCGGCGCATTGCGACTACCGCCCGATGTCCGGATCGTGGCCGCGGCCAACCCACGTTCCTCGGCGGCCGACGGCTGGGAGCTGAGCCCACCGCTGGCCAACCGGTTTGTACATCTGCAATGGATCCACGACCACGAGGTCGTCGTGCGCGGCCTCGGCGGTATCTGGCCGCGCGCGACTATGCCCCGACTCGAGCCGGAGAAGTTCGCCGACGCGGTGATGTTCGCGCGCCGCGCGGTATGCGGGCTTCTCGCGGCCCGCCCCAACCTCGTACATCAGATCCCCAGCAGCGAAACACGCCGGGGCGGTGCTTGGCCGTCCCCACGCAGCTGGGATATGACATTGCGGCTGATCGCGTTCGCCACCGCGGCCGGCGCATCCCAGGAGGTGCTCTCCCTGCTGGTCCGCGGCACTGTGGGAGACGGCCCCGGGTTCGAACTGCTGAGCAGTATCGACCGCATGGACCTCCCGGACCCCGAAACACTCCTGGCCGACCCCTCCGCCGTCGACCTGCCCGAACGCGGTGATCTGCGTCAAGCGGTGCTCGACGGGGTGGTGGCGGCCGTCCGGCGGCGTCCGGAGAAATCCCGCTGGGACGCGGCGTGGGCGGTACTCGTCAAGGCGGCGGAAACGGGCCCGCCGGACCTGGTGGTCGTGCCCGCGACCACGCTCGCCACCTTGCGGGGCGACAATTGGGAGGTACCGGCGTCGATCGAACAACTCGCCGGCGTGGTCGCGGTATCCCAGGGGGCGGACCGCGGCGCGGCCCGCGTCGCCGCGCAGACCGGCCGATGA
- a CDS encoding alpha/beta hydrolase, with translation MQVENRRVVSGRLRKIGAAVAAVTLLSGLSGLSGAMANAAPIVAPALRAPAGGYEKLVVPSGMGPIEVQVQWAARGGRSALYVLDGLRAPRDHSQWTTDTDVLRQFAGDNVTLVFPVGGHSSFYADWYRPSSTNGQVTPYKWETFLTEELPAYLARYGVSRTNNAIVGASMGGGAALTLAAHHRDQFKFAGSFSGFVNPTFPLWNEAVRAALWDEGRFNVDDMWGPAGDPAWQRNDPTTQAELLRGLPMYISAGNGLPGSPDVPYGVGNTVNAMALESMAAAAAGIFRDRVASLGIPARVDIVPGTHTWPYWGQAIATARPMILDALGAH, from the coding sequence GTGCAAGTGGAGAATCGGCGGGTTGTGTCGGGGCGGCTGCGGAAGATCGGTGCGGCTGTCGCGGCGGTGACACTGCTGTCCGGGCTGTCCGGGCTGTCCGGGGCGATGGCGAATGCGGCGCCGATCGTCGCCCCCGCACTACGGGCCCCGGCCGGTGGGTACGAGAAACTCGTGGTGCCGTCGGGGATGGGCCCGATCGAAGTTCAGGTGCAGTGGGCGGCGCGTGGCGGCCGTTCGGCGCTCTACGTGCTCGACGGACTGCGCGCACCGCGCGATCACAGTCAGTGGACCACCGATACCGATGTACTGCGGCAGTTCGCCGGCGACAACGTCACGCTGGTGTTCCCCGTCGGCGGCCATTCCAGTTTCTACGCGGACTGGTATCGGCCGAGCAGTACCAACGGCCAGGTCACCCCGTACAAATGGGAAACCTTCCTCACCGAGGAATTGCCTGCCTACCTGGCGAGATATGGGGTCTCGCGGACGAACAACGCGATCGTGGGTGCCTCGATGGGCGGAGGTGCGGCCCTGACCCTGGCCGCGCACCACCGGGATCAGTTCAAGTTCGCCGGCTCCTTCTCCGGTTTCGTCAATCCGACCTTCCCGCTGTGGAACGAAGCGGTTCGCGCCGCGCTGTGGGACGAGGGCAGGTTCAATGTGGACGATATGTGGGGCCCGGCCGGTGATCCCGCCTGGCAGCGCAACGATCCGACCACGCAGGCGGAATTGCTGCGCGGTCTGCCGATGTACATCTCGGCCGGAAACGGCCTGCCCGGGTCGCCGGATGTGCCGTACGGGGTCGGCAATACGGTGAACGCGATGGCCTTGGAATCGATGGCCGCGGCAGCCGCCGGAATTTTCCGGGATCGAGTCGCGTCGCTGGGTATCCCGGCTCGTGTCGATATCGTCCCCGGCACCCACACCTGGCCCTACTGGGGGCAGGCGATCGCTACCGCCCGGCCGATGATCCTCGACGCGCTCGGTGCCCATTGA
- a CDS encoding glycosyltransferase codes for MTTITVSYAHLFRLSDECGIFEHARLTEPLVEYGYCVDDVARGLVVAIREAEPTQQLLDLIQVYFDFVVDALTPDGRCHNRRGSDRHWQDEPSLDDHWGRALWALGTVVAHRPDLAQTALAHFTVAARQRPRSARAMAFGALGAAEVLRAHPGNHCARDYLDDTAILIGAPTRRFDWRWPESRLEYANAVLAEALLVVGSLPGRERIQADGLAMLRWLLETETAGDHLSVTPIDGWATGEPRPGFDQQPVEVACLADACARAYDATADRRWKDAVMLCEAWFRGANDVGTPLLDPDSSGCSDGLDHTGSNENQGAEATLALLSTQQQARRLSRES; via the coding sequence ATGACTACGATCACCGTCTCCTACGCGCATCTGTTCCGGCTCAGTGACGAATGCGGGATCTTCGAACACGCGAGACTCACCGAACCCCTTGTCGAATACGGCTACTGCGTGGACGATGTCGCGCGCGGCCTCGTCGTCGCCATTCGTGAAGCCGAGCCCACCCAACAGCTGCTCGACCTCATCCAGGTGTATTTCGACTTCGTGGTCGATGCGCTCACTCCGGACGGACGTTGTCACAACCGGCGCGGATCGGACCGGCACTGGCAGGACGAACCGAGCCTCGACGATCACTGGGGCCGCGCGTTGTGGGCCCTGGGCACCGTTGTGGCACACCGGCCCGACCTGGCGCAGACCGCGCTGGCGCATTTCACGGTCGCTGCCCGGCAACGACCCCGTTCTGCTCGTGCGATGGCTTTCGGTGCGCTGGGCGCGGCCGAGGTCTTGCGCGCACACCCGGGAAATCACTGTGCCCGTGATTATTTGGACGATACGGCGATACTGATCGGTGCGCCCACCCGTCGATTCGACTGGCGGTGGCCCGAGTCACGACTGGAATACGCCAACGCCGTACTGGCCGAAGCGTTGCTCGTGGTCGGCTCGTTACCCGGCAGAGAGCGAATACAGGCGGACGGACTGGCGATGTTGCGCTGGCTACTCGAAACCGAGACGGCCGGCGATCACCTCTCGGTGACCCCGATCGACGGCTGGGCGACCGGGGAACCTCGCCCCGGTTTCGACCAGCAGCCCGTCGAGGTCGCATGTCTGGCCGATGCCTGCGCCCGCGCCTACGATGCCACCGCCGACCGCCGGTGGAAGGACGCGGTCATGCTGTGCGAAGCCTGGTTCCGGGGCGCCAACGATGTCGGCACCCCGCTGCTCGACCCGGACAGCTCCGGCTGTTCCGACGGATTGGACCACACCGGGAGCAACGAGAATCAAGGCGCTGAAGCGACTCTCGCGCTGCTCTCCACCCAGCAACAGGCCCGGCGACTGAGCCGGGAGTCGTAG
- a CDS encoding DUF5994 family protein: protein MTDDPQGTSGGRAPERGDGHPRTPADGSQPFAAPTRTPRLVLGDPAAPTGSLDGAWWPRTDNLTTELHDLITALTTRLGATTRIAFDWNRLSLSQRGIDPSDGIEVTGPLPDQPLEVMYVFGAHNRRIRILVIPPATPADAAETQMRTAVSGAADHPKA, encoded by the coding sequence ATGACAGATGACCCGCAGGGCACGAGCGGTGGTCGCGCACCCGAGCGCGGCGACGGCCACCCCCGGACCCCGGCCGACGGCAGCCAGCCCTTCGCCGCACCCACCCGCACGCCGCGACTGGTGCTCGGCGACCCCGCCGCACCCACCGGGAGCCTCGACGGTGCGTGGTGGCCCAGGACCGACAATCTCACGACCGAATTGCACGACCTGATCACCGCCCTCACCACGCGCTTGGGGGCGACCACCCGGATCGCCTTCGACTGGAACCGGCTGAGCCTGTCTCAGCGAGGCATCGATCCTTCCGACGGGATCGAGGTCACCGGACCGCTTCCGGACCAGCCGCTCGAGGTGATGTATGTCTTCGGCGCGCACAATCGGCGAATACGAATACTGGTGATCCCGCCCGCCACGCCCGCTGACGCCGCGGAGACACAGATGCGCACGGCCGTGAGCGGCGCCGCGGACCATCCGAAGGCGTGA